The proteins below come from a single Asterias rubens chromosome 9, eAstRub1.3, whole genome shotgun sequence genomic window:
- the LOC117294874 gene encoding alpha-1,6-mannosyl-glycoprotein 2-beta-N-acetylglucosaminyltransferase-like produces MRFRRFHKVMMAMICLVTFTVYKVSMDFNTGNQGDHNAIPEQIRNPIQPEPPVPHPPEVPEIKDVEKKGNSVIVQSPIEVVKKNKVLNDVPHNPVNVRTNRTGDSERIRQAALDINSKEEVHNLARFPSRSNESIVLLVMVHKRLEYLRYLINSLRKVRGIGDALIIFSHDYYDEEINALIKTVDFCQSMQVFYPYLLQVYESEFPGLDPGDCKRDMKRDEAKKLKCTNWEHPDKYGHYREVGFVMTKHHWFWKLQHVFGSLGVTKNHNGLVLLIEEDHYMAPDSYYVLQKMYELKKRNCPECDILTLGTYDKTRKYKNRADMVDVLQWYSSKHNMGMALDRSTWQRLQPCVKEFCKYDDYNWDWTLQYISVNCLKPPLTVMVPRAPRIFHIGECGIHHKGKCNSEELIHQLDKVIASSADFLFPETLTKTPMTRALYRKMSKPNGGWGDVRDHALCMAYGKADSTL; encoded by the exons ATGAGGTTCCGGAGATTCCATAAAGTCATGATGGCTATGATATGCCTCGTAACATTCACCGTCTACAAGGTTTCAATGGATTTCAACACAGGGAACCAGGGAGATCACAACGCCATTCCAGAACAAATTCGTAACCCCATTCAACCGGAACCACCGGTACCCCATCCGCCCGAAGTTCCGGAAATCAAAGACGTTGAGAAAAAGGGGAACAGTGTCATTGTGCAATCTCCGATTGAAGTAGTAAAGAAAAACAAGGTTCTTAACGATGTGCCTCATAACCCTGTGAATGTCAGAACTAACAGGACAGGTGATAGTGAACGAATCAGGCAAGCTGCCTTAGACATTAACAGCAAGGAGGAGGTGCACAACCTCGCTCGGTTTCCATCGCGGTCCAATGAAAGCATAGTACTCCTAGTAATGGTGCATAAAAGACTGGAGTATTTACGATATCTCATTAACTCGTTACGTAAAGTGCGTGGTATTGGAGATGCGCTGATCATCTTTAGTCATGATTACTACGATGAGGAGATCAACGCTTTGATTAAAACTGTTGACTTTTGTCAg TCTATGCAAGTTTTTTACCCGTATTTATTACAAGTCTACGAGAGTGAATTTCCGGGACTGGATCCTGGTGACTGCAAGCGAGATATGAAAAGAGATGA AGCCAAGAAACTGAAGTGTACTAACTGGGAACACCCTGATAAGTATGGGCATTATAGGGAGGTTGGCTTTGTCATGACCAAACATCATTGGTTTTGGAAG CTGCAGCATGTATTCGGGAGTCTGGGTGTCACTAAGAACCACAATGGTCTGGTGCTACTTATAGAGGAAGATCACTACATGGCCCCTGACTCGTACTATGTGCTCCAAAAGATGTATGAACTCAAGAAAAG gaactgtCCTGAGTGTGATATATTGACGCTAGGAACTTACGACAAGACtagaaaatataaaaacagaGCAGATATG GTTGATGTTTTACAATGGTATTCATCTAAACATAACATGGGAATGGCCCTAGATAGAAGTACCTGGCAGAGACTGCAACCATGTGTTAAG GAGTTTTGCAAGTATGATGACTACAACTGGGACTGGACGTTACAGTATATTAGTGTCAATTGTCTGAAGCCACCATTGACTGTCATGGTACCCCGCGCACCCAGGATCTTTCATATAGGAGAATG TGGCATCCACCACAAAGGAAAGTGCAATTCAGAGGAGCTTATCCATCAATTAGACAAGGTCATCGCGTCTAGTGCAGACTTCTTATTCCCTGAGACGCTCACCAAGACTCCAATGACGAGGGCATTGTACAGGAAGATGTCTAAACCTAATGGGGGTTGGGGTGACGTGAGGGACCACGCTCTGTGTATGGCGTATGGCAAGGCAGATTCAACATTATGA